From the genome of Ptychodera flava strain L36383 chromosome 20, AS_Pfla_20210202, whole genome shotgun sequence, one region includes:
- the LOC139119557 gene encoding uncharacterized protein — protein MVCGEDFESLRSSGQLEKLSFRDKVYIALQLCSAVSRMHGFGIIHQNVCSDTIIIDKKTLTLTMIGFRNAAPIEDASARRGIGSLPYIAPEAVFDNGITSFKEDIWSVGMVLATLFTGLAPYQSELDESRLHDLHEANENLPRYRQKPSANVDMKLFTEQGKMMEQVGTLINLSVCPTPCLRLSAKELLGAFAMLMTMDTEVV, from the exons ATGGTTTGTGGTGAAGACTTTGAATCATTGAGAAGCAGTGGTCAGTTG gaGAAATTGTCTTTCAGGGATAAAGTGTACATTGCCCTGCAACTTTGCAGTGCGGTATCCCGAATGCACGGCTTTGGAATTATCCATCAGAATGTCTGTTCCGATACTATCATT ATTGACAAGAAGACTCTGACTTTGACAATGATTGGCTTCAGAAATGCTGCTCCCATCGAAGACGCTTCTGCAAGACGAGGAATTGGAAGTCTCCCATACATTGCTCCTGAAGCCGTCTTTGACAATGGCATTACGTCATTCAAAGAAGACATTTGGAGTGTCGGCATGGTTCTTGCCACTTTGTTCACCGGTCTGGCTCCATATCAGTCTGAACTGGACGAGTCCAGGTTACATGATCTCCATGAAGCCAACGAAAATCTACCACGGTATCGCCAAAAACCATCGGCAAATGTTGACATGAAGCTTTTCACTGAACAAGGAAAGATGATGGAGCAAGTGGGGACACTTATTAATTTGTCAGTTTGTCCTACACCGTGTCTCAGACTCTCTGCAAAGGAACTCCTCGGCGCGTTTGCGATGCTCATGACCATGGATACGGAGGTGGTCTGA